Proteins encoded in a region of the Bombyx mori chromosome 23, ASM3026992v2 genome:
- the LOC105841245 gene encoding fatty acyl-CoA reductase wat isoform X2 translates to MIWPRSCDVKRIYLLIRSKKGKSMQERLKSQLNDPVYDNLRSQQPDFTRKVIPVEGDISELGVGLNNEDRMKLAQEVNVIFHVAATTRFEEPLKKATFINVRGTREIMELAKCCKDLRSFVHVSTAFSNATKSRINHDLEEKIYESPVPPEVMIHLAETVEECRLNAITADLIRDWPNTYCFTKAIAEDVVRTMGKDLPVAIVRPPVVICTLNEPTPGWVDMSSVIGPSGIILTILLGVMHVLLMSDINIPLAPLDYVNNAVIAAASEANKRYNNNEKEIKVYNISCSGCKIETSCLSDLMNNPNTQQYVTPKAVWYCYAFSTGSDVIFWLLTWLLHYIPAYVADFVFNVTSMKRPEGIKSFVKMYEKINNMSLLYAWSYYSNWSAYLV, encoded by the exons GTCGTGCGACGTTAAACGAATTTACCTGTTGATTAGGTCGAAGAAAGGGAAATCGATGCAAGAGAGACTAAAGTCACAATTAAATGATCCA gTATACGACAATTTACGGTCTCAACAACCAGATTTCACTCGGAAAGTTATACCGGTGGAAGGCGACATCTCAGAACTAGGCGTCGGCCTGAACAACGAAGACAGGATGAAGCTTGCGCAAGAG GTGAATGTGATATTCCATGTGGCTGCCACGACCAGGTTCGAAGAGCCACTGAAGAAGGCCACATTCATCAACGTCAGAGGAACCAGGGAGATCATGGAATTGGCCAAATGCTGCAAAGATCTAAG GTCCTTCGTACACGTGTCAACTGCGTTCTCTAATGCAACCAAGAGCAGAATAAATCACGATTTGGAAGAGAAAATCTATGAAAGCCCTGTCCCTCCGGAAGTCATGATACATCTCGCGGAGACAGTCGAAGAATGCAGACTCAACGCGATCACTGCTGA TTTGATAAGGGACTGGCCCAACACGTACTGTTTCACGAAGGCCATAGCCGAGGATGTCGTGCGTACAATGGGCAAGGATTTACCTGTGGCCATAGTGAGGCCACCCGTAG TTATCTGCACGCTCAATGAACCCACTCCTGGATGGGTGGATATGAGCTCGGTGATCGGTCCTAGTGGG atAATTTTGACGATTTTACTAGGCGTGATGCACGTGCTTTTAATGAGTGATATTAACATACCATTAGCGCCCTTGGACTACGTCAACAATGCGGTAATAGCAGCAGCATCGGAAGCCAATAAACGctacaataataatgaaaaagaaattaaagtttataatataaGCTGTTCTGGGTGCAAAATTGAAACAT CTTGTTTGAGTGATCTCATGAATAATCCTAACACACAACAGTACGTTACGCCGAAAGCCGTTTGGTATTGTTACGCTTTTAGCACCGGAAGCGATGTTATATTCTGGTTGTTAACATGGCTGCTGCATTACATACCTGCGTATGTAGCCGACTTCGTGTTTAATGTGACCTCCATGAAGCGACCTGAGGGCATAAAGTC atTCGTTAAAATGTATGAAAAGATAAACAACATGTCTTTGTTGTACGCAtggagttactattctaactggagtgcttacttggtttga